In a single window of the Chthoniobacterales bacterium genome:
- the panC gene encoding pantoate--beta-alanine ligase, producing MKVITGVAVARASREPARRRVLVPTMGALHRGHGELIRLAREVAGPMGEVAVSIFVNPLQFAPGGDYEKYPRPEMVDEEFCRKAGVDILFRPRVDEMYAADASVAVEENSLSNTLCGRSRPGHFRGVCTVVAKLFHLLSPDAAVFGEKDFQQLAIIRRMVRDLNFPIEIIGAPTVREADGLACSSRNQYLSPVERQQAPVLQRALQEARKRAAQGERSAPAIENVAREMIATAPLARIDYLELVDAENLQPIPEVRPNSLIAVAAFFGQTRLIDNIRLP from the coding sequence GTGAAGGTCATTACCGGCGTGGCAGTTGCACGGGCGTCGCGGGAGCCCGCCAGGCGGCGAGTGCTGGTCCCGACAATGGGCGCGCTGCATCGCGGTCATGGGGAACTGATCCGGCTCGCCCGCGAGGTTGCCGGGCCGATGGGCGAAGTCGCGGTCAGCATTTTTGTGAATCCGCTTCAGTTCGCTCCGGGAGGTGATTACGAAAAATATCCGCGGCCGGAGATGGTCGACGAGGAATTCTGTCGGAAGGCGGGCGTGGACATTCTCTTTCGACCGAGGGTTGACGAGATGTATGCCGCCGATGCTTCTGTAGCGGTTGAGGAGAATTCGCTTTCGAATACGCTTTGTGGGCGGTCGCGCCCCGGGCATTTTCGCGGGGTCTGCACCGTGGTGGCGAAGCTGTTTCATTTGCTGTCGCCCGACGCGGCGGTGTTTGGGGAAAAGGATTTTCAACAGCTTGCGATCATTCGCCGAATGGTGCGGGACCTGAATTTTCCGATCGAAATTATCGGGGCGCCAACGGTGCGGGAAGCGGATGGTCTGGCCTGCAGCTCACGGAATCAATACTTGAGCCCGGTCGAAAGGCAGCAGGCGCCGGTGCTGCAGCGAGCTTTGCAAGAAGCGCGAAAACGAGCCGCGCAAGGCGAGCGATCGGCGCCGGCGATCGAGAACGTGGCGCGCGAAATGATCGCCACAGCTCCGCTAGCCCGGATCGATTATCTCGAGCTGGTGGATGCGGAGAATCTTCAACCGATTCCAGAGGTCCGTCCGAATTCGCTGATCGCCGTCGCCGCTTTCTTCGGACAGACTCGCTTGATCGACAACATTCGGCTGCCATGA
- the nadB gene encoding L-aspartate oxidase has product MATTMKEYDFVVIGSGIAGLTFALKAAKHGSVAVITKRKGVDSNTAWAQGGIACVTSDEDSFELHVADTLEAGAGLCDEQAVRTIVMEGPTRVRELVELGLHFDDREIAGHREPDLGREGGHSKRRVLHVQDVTGLEIEKTLLRELDRSPRVALLENHMAVDLITAGKLGFATEDRCLGVYVLNERSGEVETIRTDRLVLATGGCGKVYLYTTNPDIATGDGVAMAWRAGAVIANMEFIQFHPTCLFHPLAKSFLISEAVRGEGGILRNQSGEDFMQRYHPQRSLAPRDIVARAIDAEMKRSGSKCVFLDITHQPPEFLKERFPHIYETCLRFGVDMAKQPIPVVPAAHYQCGGIRTDVNGATTLPGLYAIGEVACTGLHGANRLASNSLLEGLVMAHRACEALLREQPTSHAARTISLPEWESGDVQNVDELVVIYHNWDEIRRLMWDYVGIVRSDKRLQRAAARLRNLQREIREFYWNFKVSVDLLELRNLATVAALIVDSALSRKESRGLHFTLDYPELSEERFKRDTLVSRT; this is encoded by the coding sequence GTGGCTACAACGATGAAGGAATATGATTTCGTAGTCATCGGGAGCGGCATTGCCGGGCTCACTTTTGCCCTCAAGGCGGCGAAACATGGCTCGGTCGCGGTGATCACGAAGCGCAAGGGGGTCGACTCCAACACTGCCTGGGCCCAGGGCGGAATTGCCTGCGTGACGAGTGACGAAGATTCGTTCGAGCTGCACGTCGCCGACACGCTCGAAGCCGGCGCCGGTTTGTGCGACGAACAGGCTGTCCGGACGATTGTGATGGAAGGGCCGACCCGCGTCCGAGAGCTGGTGGAACTGGGATTGCATTTTGACGACCGCGAGATTGCCGGGCATCGCGAACCGGACCTGGGACGCGAGGGTGGCCATTCCAAACGCCGCGTCCTCCACGTCCAGGATGTGACCGGGCTGGAGATCGAAAAAACGCTCCTCCGCGAGCTCGACCGTTCGCCCCGCGTGGCGCTGTTGGAAAATCACATGGCCGTCGATTTGATCACGGCCGGCAAGCTGGGTTTCGCCACCGAAGATCGTTGCCTGGGGGTGTATGTCCTCAACGAACGCTCGGGCGAAGTGGAAACCATTCGCACGGATCGTCTCGTTCTCGCCACCGGCGGGTGCGGGAAAGTCTATCTTTACACAACCAACCCCGACATCGCGACCGGGGATGGCGTGGCCATGGCCTGGCGAGCGGGCGCGGTCATCGCGAACATGGAATTCATTCAATTCCATCCCACCTGTCTGTTTCACCCGCTCGCGAAGTCGTTTCTCATCTCGGAAGCGGTGCGGGGGGAGGGCGGAATCTTGCGAAACCAGAGTGGGGAAGATTTCATGCAACGCTATCATCCGCAGCGTTCGCTGGCGCCGAGGGACATCGTGGCCCGGGCGATCGACGCCGAAATGAAGCGGTCCGGTTCGAAGTGCGTCTTCCTGGATATCACCCATCAGCCTCCCGAGTTCCTCAAAGAGCGTTTCCCTCATATCTACGAAACCTGCCTTCGGTTTGGAGTCGACATGGCGAAACAACCGATTCCGGTCGTGCCGGCGGCCCATTATCAATGCGGCGGCATCCGAACCGACGTGAACGGCGCGACGACCCTGCCCGGTCTCTATGCGATCGGCGAGGTGGCCTGCACGGGGCTGCACGGCGCGAACCGGCTGGCCAGCAATTCTCTGCTCGAAGGGCTCGTCATGGCCCATCGCGCCTGTGAAGCGCTCCTGCGGGAACAGCCAACCTCCCACGCTGCCCGGACCATTTCGTTGCCGGAATGGGAATCGGGCGACGTGCAAAACGTGGATGAGCTGGTGGTGATCTACCACAACTGGGACGAAATCCGCCGCCTGATGTGGGATTACGTAGGCATTGTGCGCAGCGACAAACGGCTCCAACGGGCCGCCGCACGGTTGCGGAACCTGCAACGCGAGATCCGCGAGTTTTACTGGAACTTCAAAGTCTCGGTGGACCTTCTGGAGCTGCGCAACCTGGCCACGGTGGCCGCCCTGATCGTGGATTCGGCTCTAAGCCGGAAAGAGAGCCGCGGGCTGCATTTTACGCTCGACTATCCCGAGCTTTCCGAAGAGCGGTTTAAGCGCGACACGCTGGTAAGCCGGACCTGA
- a CDS encoding dynamin family protein: MIADNYLQLRTELESALGKLLRLGVEMRRDPATLDILHGLLTDIREPLLFVVVGEVKAGKSSLLNALFGHEFAKVDVRPATDRVYIFRHGVEEKTVEISPQLTERYLPIAFLHDFNVVDTPGTNTMVPEHQSITEGFVPRADIVLFVFSVVNPWSQSAWELLNFVQKKWLKNVVFVLQQADLRDTAEIEIIHRHLQDTATQKLGFAPPIFPVSARKALLARTTGIDKEQLWRESGFGPLEEQINHTVTESGVRILKLQSTVKTGGVILDDIVDEIHGSVETIRRDERHLGRVNEFLEARKDQTLRQVAGFLRGVEQACRECARQGTRLLEEKLSFWRTWRLVWSREQWQHDFQTEIEAKLRQTIEPQVENAVQLLETDLRGLWPQLQDTIEAQFASEGKNRVRKTIPDFARQRRELLQSIELTLVERVAGKAVEEQLGRMFRETAAWLRLPAGVAAAGGIITVIVAMSSASVADVTGVLAASAAVIGTIVAFAQRRKILSAYEKAMETKREELVHAIEQQMKHAIDLFYEDIATAFEPLAAFCTAERKRCEPLLQQADSLKELFGGISQRLGSSSSS; encoded by the coding sequence ATGATCGCCGATAATTATCTGCAGCTTCGAACCGAGCTCGAGTCTGCGCTCGGGAAACTCTTGCGCCTCGGCGTCGAAATGCGGCGGGACCCGGCTACGCTCGACATCCTCCATGGTCTGCTGACGGACATCCGGGAGCCGTTGCTTTTCGTCGTCGTCGGCGAGGTCAAAGCCGGCAAATCCTCGCTGCTCAATGCACTTTTCGGCCACGAATTCGCGAAGGTCGATGTCCGGCCGGCCACCGATCGGGTCTATATTTTTCGCCACGGCGTCGAAGAAAAGACCGTGGAGATTTCGCCGCAATTGACGGAACGCTACCTTCCGATCGCTTTCCTGCACGACTTCAACGTGGTGGACACGCCGGGAACCAACACCATGGTCCCCGAGCATCAGAGCATCACCGAAGGTTTTGTCCCCCGCGCGGACATTGTTCTTTTTGTTTTTTCCGTCGTAAATCCCTGGTCGCAGTCCGCCTGGGAGCTCTTGAATTTCGTCCAGAAAAAATGGCTTAAGAACGTCGTCTTCGTCCTGCAACAGGCGGATCTGCGGGACACCGCGGAGATCGAAATAATCCATCGCCATTTGCAGGACACGGCCACGCAAAAACTTGGCTTCGCGCCTCCGATTTTTCCCGTCTCGGCCAGGAAGGCATTGCTCGCGCGCACGACCGGGATCGACAAGGAACAGCTTTGGCGGGAGAGCGGGTTTGGCCCGTTGGAGGAGCAAATCAACCATACGGTGACCGAGTCCGGCGTCCGGATTCTGAAGCTGCAATCGACCGTGAAAACAGGTGGCGTGATCCTGGACGACATCGTGGACGAAATTCACGGGTCGGTCGAAACTATCCGGCGTGACGAAAGACATCTGGGGCGGGTAAACGAATTCCTCGAGGCGCGGAAGGACCAGACCTTGCGGCAGGTCGCGGGATTTCTCCGCGGAGTCGAACAAGCCTGCCGGGAATGCGCGCGGCAGGGAACGCGGTTGCTGGAGGAGAAACTTTCCTTCTGGCGGACGTGGCGGCTGGTCTGGAGCCGGGAGCAATGGCAGCACGATTTCCAGACGGAAATAGAGGCGAAACTGCGCCAGACGATCGAGCCCCAGGTTGAGAACGCGGTTCAATTGCTGGAGACCGATCTGCGCGGTCTTTGGCCGCAACTTCAGGATACGATTGAAGCGCAGTTTGCGTCTGAGGGGAAAAATCGGGTGCGCAAGACAATTCCCGATTTCGCCCGGCAGCGGCGCGAGCTGCTCCAATCGATTGAGCTAACGCTGGTCGAACGGGTGGCGGGCAAGGCCGTCGAAGAACAACTTGGCCGCATGTTTCGCGAGACGGCAGCGTGGTTGCGGCTGCCCGCGGGAGTGGCGGCGGCGGGCGGAATCATCACGGTCATCGTGGCGATGAGCAGCGCCTCGGTCGCGGATGTAACGGGAGTGCTGGCGGCCTCGGCCGCCGTGATCGGGACCATCGTCGCGTTCGCCCAGCGGCGGAAAATTCTGTCCGCCTATGAGAAGGCGATGGAAACGAAACGCGAAGAACTGGTCCATGCGATCGAGCAACAGATGAAGCACGCCATCGATCTTTTTTATGAAGATATCGCGACTGCTTTCGAGCCCCTGGCCGCCTTTTGCACCGCCGAACGCAAGCGCTGCGAACCGCTGCTGCAGCAGGCGGACAGCCTGAAAGAGTTATTCGGGGGGATAAGCCAACGGCTCGGCTCCAGCTCGTCATCCTGA